Within the Pseudomonas chlororaphis subsp. aurantiaca genome, the region GGGTTTTTCAACTGCGGCGGGGGTTGTGGGACGAGCGGTATTTCCTGGCGGGAGAGCGGGCGCCAGGGAGGACGCCTCGCGGGCAAGCCTCGCTCCTGCAGGGTGCGGAACGGGCTTGCTCGCGATCGGCCGTCTTAGCGGCTCTGGCGCTGTTGTAACAGCAGGTTGCTGAAGCCGGCGCCGGCCAGTTGCTTCTGCGCGGTGGTCAGCTGTTCGCGGTTGCTGAACGGGCCCACCAGTACGCGGTACCAAGTCTCGTCCTTGACGGTGCCGGACTCGACGGACACCGATTGCCCCAAGAGGATGATCTGTGCGCGGACCTTGTCGGCATCGGTCTGCTTGCGGAACGAACCGGCCTGCAGGAAGAACTTGGTCACCGGTGCGGCCTTCGCCACCTGCGCCACGGGTGGGGCAGGTGGCGGGGTGATGCCGGCCAGGGCGGCCTGGGCGCGCGCGGTGTCGATCTTCGCCGCTTCCGCCGGGGTTACCGGGGTGGTCGGAACCACTGGCGCGGTCTGCGGCGTCGGCAGGGTTTTTTCCGGCACCGCTTCCGGCGGCACTATCACCTCCGATTCCGGCAGCAGGGTATAGAAGTCGTACTTCGGCTTCACCGGTTGCTGCGGGCTCGGCGGGGTCTTGTTGGCCTCGGCGATCTTGGTGGTTTTCTGTTGTTCCAGCCGCTCGCGCTTGACGCTGTCCCCGCCCTTGCCTGGCTCCAGCTTCATCAGGAACACGATGAAGGCGCCCACGGCCAGGCCGATGGCCATCCACAACCAACCCGGGATCGGTTGCTTTGCAGGAGCTTGGTAACGGCTGGCGCCACGCTTGGGTGCAGGTTTTTTCTTGGCAGCCAACTTACATTTGCTCCAGAACTTTCAGGCCCAGCAACTCCAGGCCTTGCTTGAGGGTACGACGGGTCAGCTCGGTGAGGCGCAAGCGGCTCTGCATCTGCGTCGGCGATTCGGCACTGAGGATCGGGCAGTTCTCGTAGAAACTGGAGAACAGCCCGGCCACGTCGTACAGGTAGGTGCACAGGATGTGCGGCGTACCCTTGTCGGCCACGTTGTTCAGTATTTCGCCGAACTGCGCCAGCTTGGCCGCCAGCTCCAGTTCCTGGGCGGCTTCCAGGTTGATCTGGCCCTGTACTTCGCTGAAGTCCTTGCCCAGCTTGCGGAACACACCGGCGGCGCGGGTGTAGGCGTACAGCAGGTAAGGCGCGGTGTTGCCTTCGAAGTTCAGCATCAGGTCGAAGTTGAAGCTGTAGTCGCTGGTGCGGTGCTTGGACAGGTCGGCATATTTCACCGAGTCGATGCCTACCACCTTGGCGATATTGCGCAGATCGGCTTCGGCCAGCTCCGGGTTCTTTTCCTTGACCAGGCTGTAGGCGCGCTCTTCGGCTTCGGTCAGCAGGTCGATCAGCTTCACGGTGCCGCCGTCGCGGGTCTTGAATGGACGGCCGTCGGCGCCGTTCATGGTGCCGAAGCCCATGTGCTCCATTTCCATCGGGTGGGTCACGAAGCCGG harbors:
- a CDS encoding SPOR domain-containing protein produces the protein MAAKKKPAPKRGASRYQAPAKQPIPGWLWMAIGLAVGAFIVFLMKLEPGKGGDSVKRERLEQQKTTKIAEANKTPPSPQQPVKPKYDFYTLLPESEVIVPPEAVPEKTLPTPQTAPVVPTTPVTPAEAAKIDTARAQAALAGITPPPAPPVAQVAKAAPVTKFFLQAGSFRKQTDADKVRAQIILLGQSVSVESGTVKDETWYRVLVGPFSNREQLTTAQKQLAGAGFSNLLLQQRQSR